The genomic stretch CTCCCATCGCTTGACGGGCGGTGTGTACAAGGCCCGGGAACGTATTCACGGCGGCGTAGCTGATCCGCCATTACTAGCGATTCCGACTTCATGGAGTCGAGTTGCAGACTCCAATCTGAACTGAGCCCACTTTTTTGCGATTAGCTCCACCTCGCGGTTTGGCAACGCTTTGGAGTGGGCATTGTAACACGTGTGTAGCCCAGGGCATAAAGGCCGTACTGACTTGACGTCATCACCACCTTCCTCTCGGTTATCCCGAGCAGTCTCCCTAGAGTGCTTCTCTAGACCTTGCGGTTTCGAAAGTCGCAACTAAGGATAATGGTTGCGCTCGTTGCGGGACTTAACCCAACATCTCACGACACGAGCTGACGACAGCCATGCAACACCTGTGCAGGCTCCTGACTTGACAGGTTGTCTGCGTTTCCGCTTCCTACTTCCTGCATGTCAAGCCCTGGTGAGGTTCTTCGCGTAGCGTCGAATTGAACCACATGTTCCACCGCTTGTGCGGGCCCCCGTCAATTCCTTTGAGTTTTAACCTTGCGGTCGTAGTCCCCAGGTGGAGCACTTAACGAGTTATCTTACGGCGCTGAAGGGTTACCCCCAACACCTAGTGCTCATCGTTTACGGCTAGGACTACCAGGGTATCTAATCCTGTTTGCTCCCCTAGCTTTCGCAGATCAGCGTCAGAGCTAGACCAGAGAGCCGCTTTCGCCACTGGTGTTCCTCCCGATATCTACAGATTTCACCCTTACACCGGGAATTCCGCTCTCCTCTTCTAGTCTCAAGCTATGCAGTCCTGAAGGCAGTTCTGCGGTTGAGCCGCAGGATTTCACCCCCAACTTACATAGCCGCCTACCTGCCCTTTACACCCAATGAATCCGAGTAACGCTCGCCACCCCCGTATTACCGCGGCTGCTGGCACGGAGTTGGCCGTGGCTTCTTCTCTGGGTACCGTCAATCCTCTACCATATTCTGATAAAAGACATTCTTTCCCATCGAAAGAGGTTTACGATCCGAAAACCTTCATCCCTCACGCGGCGTCGCATAGTCAGGCTTGCGCCCATTGCTAAAGATCCTCGACTGCAGCCTCCCGTAGGAGTCGGGGCAGTGTCTCAGTCCCCGTGTGGCTGACCACCCTCTCAGGCCAGCTACCCGTCAAAAGCCTTGGTAGGCCATTACCCTACCAACTAGCTGATAGGACGCGAGTTCATCTCCAAGCAACAGCCCTTGCGGGCCACTTTTACTTATAACAGCTTATGCCATCATAAACACATCGGGTCTTACCCTCGCTTTCGCAAGGCTATCCCCGACTTGGAGGTAGATTACTCACGCGTTCCTCACCAGTCTGCCGCTATCCCGCCCTTCATCCAAACGGTATTCTGCTTGAATGAAAGGCGGGATCGCTCGACTTGCATGCCTAATCCACGCCGCCAGCGTTCACTCTGAGCCAGGATCAAACTCTCCGAAAAATCTAGAAAAGTTTGTATAAAGGCTCTTATTCTTTTTTTTCTTACTCACGCTTGGCTATCCTAATTTAGAAAGAGCGATATAATTACCCGCCACAAAGATTTGCGCCATAAATATTGGCGCATCCGCCAAGTCTTGTGGCGGAGGCGGGTTGTTTTCCGACTTACAAGAGCCGGAAAACAAAAAAAGCGTCCCGATACATACCGGGACGCTTTAAAATCTAAACTTCTTTTTAGCGCCTTATGTTCGGTTAAAAACAACTATCCAAATTTGTCAACGCTGCTTTTGATTTTCATCAGAGCGTTACAAATATAACAAACAATATCCTTCTTGTCAAGTATTTTTTTTATTTTTAATAAGAGCGAAAGTATATATATTTAAAGCAATTATCGGCCCTTTATTAATTACGCCCCCGCTAAAAGCCCTATAATTTATCTACTATCTTTAAAAAGGCATCTACTACCTTTGGGTCAAACTGCGTGCCGTTGTGCTTTTTTATTTCAGCGACGGCTTCTTCTTTGGTCAACGGGACTTTCCTGTAAGAACGGGCTGAACGCATGGCCTCATAGGCATCCGCCACGTGGATTATGCGCGCGCCCAATAGGATATCATCGCCCATACGGCCCTCAGGATAACCCTTGCCGTCATAGTGCTCGTGATGCTGCTTAACTAAATCTATCACCCCATCCAGGAAAGTCAGCGGCTCTAAAATCTGCGCACCCATCTGAGGATGGCGCTTTATCTGCTCCCATTCCTGGGGGGTAAGGGCAGAGGGTTTACTTAAGATATTATCCTCAACCCCGATTTTACCCAAATCGTGCAGTTCACAGGCATCCCTGATTAAAGCGACCTCATTGGCGGAAAGGCGCATCTCTTCTGCTATGGCCACGGCATATTTAGCCACATTCTCGGAATGGCTATGGGTATAATGGTCCCGGGCGTCGATAGCCTGGGCTAATACTTTAATGGTACGCATATAGGTCTGACGCAGGTCTTCGTAAAGCCGGGTCAAGTTTTTTGTGGACTCCTCGATCCTTCTAGCTAAGAGCGTATTCTGTTTCTGTAAAGATTTATTATGCTCCTGCAGGCCGTCGGATAACCTGTGCTGCGCCAGCACCAATGACCTTAAATCCATGCCTTTTTTAATCAGGAAGAATAATTTTTCTAAATTTATAGGCTGGCTGATAAAATCATAACCCCCTAAATCATATATATCTTTTATCAAGTGGGGGTTGGCTTCTTCGACTAATGCGATAATAATGGCATTGGGGTCTATTTTCTTCAGCTCTTTAATCAGGCTGAAACCATCCATATCATCAGCCATGCCGAATTTGATTATGGCCACGTCATAGCCATTACGCTTAAAGGCATCTATGCCGGCCTGGCTATTGTTGGTAATAGAAACCAAATGCCCGGCGTTAATGGTGAGCTCTTCCCTTAAATATCTGGAGATAGCATCGTCATTATTAATCAATAAAATGCGGCAGCTGTGCATCATATTAGGTAGTCCCTCCGTTTATTTCATTATACAGCCTGTCTTATTTTATGGCAATAACTTTATCTGCTTCCTTAATCAGGTCCTCCTTATTTACGCCGATATCCAGAAAATCCCAGGGCAGGGATTCCTCCTTCGATTTCTCCTGTAAATAAAAATCCGGGTCTATCCGATTCTCCCGGAATGCCTCCTGCCATTTCTCAAAAGAAAAATGGTCATCCCAGGCGTCGAATCTGGCGCCTTTGGCAAAGGCTGTCAGGATAACCTCGCTCAATCTCCTGTCACCCCGGGAGAGTACGCCTTCCAAAAAAGTCATATCAGGGTTACGTAAACTCAGTTTTATCCTTTTCTGCCTGCCTGAGCAGGTGAGGTATTTTTTAATTTTCTTTTTCAGGTAATCCTGTTTATATTTCATCCCCTCTAAGGATTCCATCGCGAACCACTGAAAGGGCGTATGCGGCTTAGGGATCAGGGTATTGATACTAACGTTGACCTGCGCCGGGCCTCTTTTAGTGACTTGCCTGCGCAGTTGTGAGACGCGTATTGCGAAATCGACAATACCGTCTAAGTCTTCCTCTCTTTCAAAGGGCAGGCCAATCATAAAGTAGAGTTTTATATTTTGATAACCGCAAAGATACGCCTGCTCGATGGCCCTGAAGAAATCAGAGGTATCAAAACTTTTATTCAGCACACCCCGCATCCTCTCCGTAGCTGCCTCCGGGGCAAAGGTAAGGCCTGTCTTTTTAATGGTAGCTATCAGGGAAAGCATATCGCCAAACATACTCTTTGGTTTTATCGAAGGCAAAGAGATGCTTACCGCCCTCTCTTTGAATAAACCGATTAAGCGCTTTAAGAGTTCTTCTACGCCTGTAAAGTCGCTGATTGAGAGGCCGCAGAGAGATATCTCCTCGTAACCACTGCGCTTATACGTGCCTGAAGCCAGCTCTAAGATATTCTCTATACTTCTTTGCCTGAAAGGAAAATACTGGTACCTCGCCTGGCAGAAACGGCAGGTATTAGGACAGCCGCGCATTATTTCCAAGGTAATGCGGTCATGGATTATCTGGATATAAGGCACTAACCAGCTTTCAGGGAAATAAGCGCTATCCAGATTTTTTATAAAGCGTTTTTTGACCTTTGCAGGCACTGCGGAATTCCTAGGCCTGAATTCTTCTATTTGCCCTTCTGGGGCATATGTTACTTCGTATAAAGACGGCGCATAGACCCCTTCAATCTGCGCAAACTCAATCAACAAGTCCTCTTTACTTATCTCGGCTCTTCTAAACCGGCCTTTAAGCCTGCGGTATAAATCTACTATCTCCACGATAGCCTCTTCCGCTTCTCCGAAAACAAATAAATCAAAAAACGCATGCAGCGGTTCCGGGTTTAACGCGCAGGGCCCTCCTGCAATAACCAAAGGATAGGTATGGTCGCGTAAGGATGCCTTTAAGGGGATTACGCCCATATCCAAAATATCCAGGGCATTGGTATAGCCCAATTCATGCCCCAATGAGAAACCAATAAGATCAAATTCTTTAAGCCCTTTTTCAGACTCTAGAGAGCATATCCCCATATTCTTATCGCGTAAATTATTTTTTATATCCGGGCCGCAGGAAAAAAATCTTTCGCATGCCACATCAGGGATATTATTCAATATCCCGTAGATAATCCTGATGCCCAAGTTACTCATCCCTACCTCATATAAGTCCGGAAAGCAGAGGGCAAATTTGATATTGCTCTTATCAAAATCTTTCTCGGGGAGGTTCCATTCGTGCCCGATGTAACGGCCGGGCTTGTGTACGTTTAAAAGGATATCGTCTCTCATTCTTATTCAGCTCTAAGCTGTAAGCTGTAAGCCTTAAGCTTAAAGCTTAAAGCTTAAAGCTTAAAACTTATAGCTAAAATACCGCCCTAGTTTTATTAATATTCACCAGTATCCCCAAAGATAAAAAGGTCACTAGTATCGATGAACCGCCATAACTCATTAAAGGCAGCGGTATCCCTACTACCGGCGCCAGGCCCAGATTCATGGCACAATTGATGAAAACCTGGATGGCCAGCATGAAAGAAATCCCTGAAGCTAATAGCCTGCCGAAATTATCGCCTGTCTTATGGGCGATAATAATACCCTGCTTAATCAAAAGATAATATAAAAATAACAATATGCTGCACCCTAAGAACCCCCACTCTTCGGCAAAGGTAGCGAAAATAAAATCCGTATGCGACTCCGGGAGAAAATGCAGCTGGCTCTGCGTCCCCGAAAGCCAGCCCCTACCGAAGAATCCCCCTGAGCCGATGGCGATTTTAGACTGGATAACGGTGTAGCCTGCGCCTAAAGGGTCTATATTGGGATTTAAGAATACGAGCAGCCTGTCTTTCTGATAATCCCTTAAAAAATGCCAGAGTATCGGCAGGCACAATATAATCAGCAGTAAAAATATGAGGATATATCTCAATCTGACCCCCGCCAGATAAAGCATGGTGATAAAGATAATAAATATCATTGCCGCGCTGCCTAAATCCGGTTGTTCGATAATCATGCCTATGGGAATGACGACAAATAAAAAAGGTAAAATAAAGGCGCGCCATATCCTAAGCCTGTTTACCCCTAAAGAGATATCGTCCACGGATTTGGTGCTAAAGTATTTAGCCAAGAGTATCACAATCACCAGCTTGGTTATCTCTGAAGGCTGGATACTGAACCAGATTAACTTTAACCACCTCTGCGCGCCTAAACGCACAATCCCCAGAATAAATACCAGGAGCAATAAAAAAAGCGCCGCCGCATACAGAAAATGGGTCATATCCCAAAGGCGGCGATAATTAAAATTAGAGGCGAGTGAAAAAATAACCAGGCCTAGAATAACCCAAAAAATCTGGCGTTTATACAGGAATTGCCAGAAATCCCCTTCTTTCTGATAGGTGCTGCTGTAGATAGAGAAAACCCCAATACAAGCAATTAAAAGAGCGATTATTAATATAAAGAGACTGATGTTACGCAAAATGCTGCCCCCTATTTTTATCCGGAAGAATCAATTAGCCCTTCGGTAGCCATATTCTCTATTATCTGCTTTGTCACCACCACTGCAGCGTGGCCTGACCCACCGTGCTCTAAAAATACGCAGATGACGAACCGCGGATTTTTAAAAGGGAAGAAACCGGCAAACCAACCGTGCGCCTGGCCGCGGGAGACCTGGGCGGTACCGGTCTTACCGGCAACAGAAACAGGTAAACTTGATAATATATTGGCTGTGCCGCTTGAGTCAACAACAACGCTCCTTAAACCTTGCCTGATATAACTTATGGTGCCCTCCTTAATATCTACCTTTATAGTCTTCTTCCTGGAGCCCGAGATATCTTTACCATCAACACTTCTGGCTATATAAGGGGTCACCAGAGCACCCTTATTGGCCAATACTGCCATCATCCGTGCTACCTGAAGCGGCGTAACTAAAAGCTCGCCCTGTCCGATAGCGAAATTTGCCGTATCGCCTTCAAACCATTTCTTAAACCTCTGGATTTTCCTCAGTAAAGGCGAAGGCACAAAGCCCGATGCTTCATAAGGTAAATCAATGCCTGTAGGATGGGAAAAACCAAATTTTACCGCATAGTCATATATGCCCTGCGCCCCCACAAGCAAGCCTGTCTTATAGAAAAAGACGTTACAGGAATTTGCTATCGCTTCCGTCAGATTCTGCTGATGGTGCGTGCTCCAGCAGGCGAATTCCTGTCCGCCGACGCGCGTGCTCCCCGGGCAATAAAAACTGGTCGCGGAATTAACTTTGCCTGCCTCAAGGGCAGAAGCTGCCACTACTACTTTAAATACCGAACCCGCAGGATAGACCCCGCTGATAGCGCGGTTTATCAGGGGAGCATCAGGATTATTCAGAAAATTACGGAAGGACGCGTCTGTCTTATTAATAAACGCCGCAGGGCTGAAATTTGGATTACTGGCCATAGCCAGGATTTCGCCGCTGTCAGGATCCATAAGAATAACGCTGCCGTTTCTCCCCCTTAATGCCTCTTCGGTTATCTTCTGTATCTTTAAATCTATGGTCAACTGTATATCTTTTCCGTTAGCAGGCGGCCGAAAACCTAATACGCTCACTAATCTGCCGCGATGGTCTACTTCCACCGATAGCCCGCCTTCTTCCTGGCGCAGGTAATAATCATATTTTTCTTCTACGCCTCCGAAACCGACAATATCCTTGGTCTTATACCCGTAATCCACCAGCCTCGTCAGGCGCCAGCGGTCAATTTCATTCAGATAACCTATAACATGACAGGCAAGCCTGGCGTAAGGATAATGCCTCAAAGGATAGGGCCGGATAATGATATTATCCAGGTCCTGATTTAACTCTTCAAGGGCAATCGCCTTCTTGGCCTCTATATTTTTAGCGATAGTAGTCGGCATAAATGGAGCAGCGTATTGCCTGCGGAAGGCGTCTTTTAAATCTTTAAAATTCGTATCCAGGATGCCGGCGGCGCTGGATAATGTCTTATCAACCGAACCATTTGCATAGGAAGAAACCATAGCGTCGTAAGAAAGACGGTTATCTACAATAACTTCGCCGTGGCGGTCGAGGATCCTGCCGCGGCTGCCCTGCTGAGGTATGAGCCTGATGCAATTTTTATTGCTCAACCGCCTGTATCTTGCCCCTTGTATAATTTCAAGATTAAAAATACCCAGCACCAGGAATAAAAAAATAATTATGACGAACGGCTTGATAAGATTGATCCTCATAATAAACCTGTATACCTTACGAACTATAGAGCGCGCCTGATGGCCTTAAATACCAAGGGTAAAACAACTGCGGTATATAATGCTTCGAGGAATGTAGTCCGTAGAAAAATACCCCAAGAGATGAAATTTCCCCAGAAGAGAAAGATTACCCTGGCGATTATATCGTTGATAAGAACGAGGATGAATAAAGACAGCATACGGATAAAGTTATTATCCAGGGATATTTCTCTGGATAACTTAATCAGGATAAGGCAGAATAAGGGAAACAAAAGCGTATTGACGCCGAAGGTATTCACGCAAAGCATATCTTTTAGAAAACCGGCGAAGATACTTAAGGATACGGCCCAGGCAACGCCAAAAAAAATACTGGCGTAGAAAACACCGATAAATAAAAGGTCCGGCTTTACGCCGAATATACTGACGGAATTCAGGGCCGTAGCCTGTAACAGGGCGCAAATAATAATAATGCCCAAAAAGATCCAATTTTTCACCCCGCCCTTCCCTTCTAATTTTATGCCCCAACCCTCTTAAGAAAGGCGGGGTTCATTGTATGATGATCAACAATTCTTCTATGTCAGAGAGGCCGACTGCCGGTTTGATCATGGCGTAACGGCTTAAACCGGAAAATTCCTCGCCTATATTCACTACGCTACCGATAAGTAAGCCCTTGGGATAAGCCTCGGTCAGGCCGGAAGTTACGACCACATCGCCGGCTCTGATATCGCAATCCTTCGGCAGGTATTTCATAATCAGAGAGCGCCCCAGAGTACCGCAAACCAGGCCCTCCTGGCGGCTGCGTTGCACGATAGCCGAAACTGCGAAATTAGGGTCATTAATCAGGCGCACCCTGCTTGTATAATCCGCAGCCTCAATGACCCGGCCGGATAAACCCGAAGGGGTAATTGCCACAAACCCGCGTTTTATTCCGTTAAAGCCGCCCTTATCAATCACTACAACCGACGACCAGTTATCCGCCGAACGGCCGATAACCCTGACAGCAGTCATTTTATATGCTGACTTTTGTTTAAAATAAAGCAGGCCCTTAAGCCTCTTATTTTCTAGATAAATTTCTTTCGCCGTATTGAGCCTTTGCCTCAAAAAGCCCGCTTCTTTTTCCAACCTTTCGTTTTGGATAAGGTTACGGTGGTAAAAGATAATCCCGCCGATTTCGCGTTTAATCAAAGTTAACAGCCCTAAAGGAAATTTTAAAACGGCGGATACAGGATTTCTTACTGCGGGACTTAAGCTGGAGAGTAATATCAGGAGGAAAATACCAACTGCGAAATAGATTAGGCTCTTCTTTTTAAATTTCAACACATCTTACTTTAAGGGCTTAAGAATGCATTTCGGACTTGATGGGCACAGTTACTTTTTTCAGATAACGTATCTCATCTAAAACCTTGCCCGTACCCACGGCCACGGCAGTTAAGGGGTCATCGGCGATATGCACGGGCAGGCCGGTTTCTTCGGAAATGATTTTATCCATACCCCTTAAGAGGGATCCGCCGCCTGCCATGACAATACCATGCTCAATTAAATCTGCAGCCAGTTCCGGAGGCGTCCTCTCTAAGGATATCTTAGCTACTTCTACTATGGCGCGCAAAGGCTCTTGTAACGCTTCTCTTATCTCTTCGGAAGTTACGGTTACTGCCTTAGGCAGTCCGGTAATCAGGTCACGGCCTTTTACTTCCTGGCTCAACTCCTGCTCGAGGGGATAAGCAGAGCCGATTTTTATTTTTATATCTTCGGCCGTACGTTCGCCGACCATGAGATTATAAGTCTTTTTTAAATATTCGATGACCGCCTCATCCATTTCATCCCCGCCTATAGGCAGGGATTTGGAAAAGACAACGCCTGCCAAAGAAATTACCGCAATCTCGGTGGTGCCGCCGCCGATGTCTATAATCATATTGCCTACGGGTTCCTGGATGGGCAGGCCTACGCCTATTGCCGCGGCAATAGGCTCTTCAATTAAGAAAACTTCTCTTGCGCCGGCGCGCTCTGCGGAATCCTTAACCGCGCGCCTCTCTACTTCCGTAATCCCGGAAGGAATAGCAATAACAATCCTGGGCCTGACCAAAACGCGGCGGTGGTGCACTTTCTTTATGAAATA from Candidatus Omnitrophota bacterium encodes the following:
- a CDS encoding HD domain-containing protein; the protein is MMHSCRILLINNDDAISRYLREELTINAGHLVSITNNSQAGIDAFKRNGYDVAIIKFGMADDMDGFSLIKELKKIDPNAIIIALVEEANPHLIKDIYDLGGYDFISQPINLEKLFFLIKKGMDLRSLVLAQHRLSDGLQEHNKSLQKQNTLLARRIEESTKNLTRLYEDLRQTYMRTIKVLAQAIDARDHYTHSHSENVAKYAVAIAEEMRLSANEVALIRDACELHDLGKIGVEDNILSKPSALTPQEWEQIKRHPQMGAQILEPLTFLDGVIDLVKQHHEHYDGKGYPEGRMGDDILLGARIIHVADAYEAMRSARSYRKVPLTKEEAVAEIKKHNGTQFDPKVVDAFLKIVDKL
- a CDS encoding TIGR03960 family B12-binding radical SAM protein translates to MRDDILLNVHKPGRYIGHEWNLPEKDFDKSNIKFALCFPDLYEVGMSNLGIRIIYGILNNIPDVACERFFSCGPDIKNNLRDKNMGICSLESEKGLKEFDLIGFSLGHELGYTNALDILDMGVIPLKASLRDHTYPLVIAGGPCALNPEPLHAFFDLFVFGEAEEAIVEIVDLYRRLKGRFRRAEISKEDLLIEFAQIEGVYAPSLYEVTYAPEGQIEEFRPRNSAVPAKVKKRFIKNLDSAYFPESWLVPYIQIIHDRITLEIMRGCPNTCRFCQARYQYFPFRQRSIENILELASGTYKRSGYEEISLCGLSISDFTGVEELLKRLIGLFKERAVSISLPSIKPKSMFGDMLSLIATIKKTGLTFAPEAATERMRGVLNKSFDTSDFFRAIEQAYLCGYQNIKLYFMIGLPFEREEDLDGIVDFAIRVSQLRRQVTKRGPAQVNVSINTLIPKPHTPFQWFAMESLEGMKYKQDYLKKKIKKYLTCSGRQKRIKLSLRNPDMTFLEGVLSRGDRRLSEVILTAFAKGARFDAWDDHFSFEKWQEAFRENRIDPDFYLQEKSKEESLPWDFLDIGVNKEDLIKEADKVIAIK
- the rodA gene encoding rod shape-determining protein RodA, which encodes MRNISLFILIIALLIACIGVFSIYSSTYQKEGDFWQFLYKRQIFWVILGLVIFSLASNFNYRRLWDMTHFLYAAALFLLLLVFILGIVRLGAQRWLKLIWFSIQPSEITKLVIVILLAKYFSTKSVDDISLGVNRLRIWRAFILPFLFVVIPIGMIIEQPDLGSAAMIFIIFITMLYLAGVRLRYILIFLLLIILCLPILWHFLRDYQKDRLLVFLNPNIDPLGAGYTVIQSKIAIGSGGFFGRGWLSGTQSQLHFLPESHTDFIFATFAEEWGFLGCSILLFLYYLLIKQGIIIAHKTGDNFGRLLASGISFMLAIQVFINCAMNLGLAPVVGIPLPLMSYGGSSILVTFLSLGILVNINKTRAVF
- the mrdA gene encoding penicillin-binding protein 2, producing the protein MRINLIKPFVIIIFLFLVLGIFNLEIIQGARYRRLSNKNCIRLIPQQGSRGRILDRHGEVIVDNRLSYDAMVSSYANGSVDKTLSSAAGILDTNFKDLKDAFRRQYAAPFMPTTIAKNIEAKKAIALEELNQDLDNIIIRPYPLRHYPYARLACHVIGYLNEIDRWRLTRLVDYGYKTKDIVGFGGVEEKYDYYLRQEEGGLSVEVDHRGRLVSVLGFRPPANGKDIQLTIDLKIQKITEEALRGRNGSVILMDPDSGEILAMASNPNFSPAAFINKTDASFRNFLNNPDAPLINRAISGVYPAGSVFKVVVAASALEAGKVNSATSFYCPGSTRVGGQEFACWSTHHQQNLTEAIANSCNVFFYKTGLLVGAQGIYDYAVKFGFSHPTGIDLPYEASGFVPSPLLRKIQRFKKWFEGDTANFAIGQGELLVTPLQVARMMAVLANKGALVTPYIARSVDGKDISGSRKKTIKVDIKEGTISYIRQGLRSVVVDSSGTANILSSLPVSVAGKTGTAQVSRGQAHGWFAGFFPFKNPRFVICVFLEHGGSGHAAVVVTKQIIENMATEGLIDSSG
- the mreD gene encoding rod shape-determining protein MreD produces the protein MKNWIFLGIIIICALLQATALNSVSIFGVKPDLLFIGVFYASIFFGVAWAVSLSIFAGFLKDMLCVNTFGVNTLLFPLFCLILIKLSREISLDNNFIRMLSLFILVLINDIIARVIFLFWGNFISWGIFLRTTFLEALYTAVVLPLVFKAIRRAL
- the mreC gene encoding rod shape-determining protein MreC, with the protein product MIKREIGGIIFYHRNLIQNERLEKEAGFLRQRLNTAKEIYLENKRLKGLLYFKQKSAYKMTAVRVIGRSADNWSSVVVIDKGGFNGIKRGFVAITPSGLSGRVIEAADYTSRVRLINDPNFAVSAIVQRSRQEGLVCGTLGRSLIMKYLPKDCDIRAGDVVVTSGLTEAYPKGLLIGSVVNIGEEFSGLSRYAMIKPAVGLSDIEELLIIIQ
- a CDS encoding rod shape-determining protein, which gives rise to MGKLKERASKLFNFILGLFSNDMGIDLGTATTLVYVKGEGVVLCEPSVVAIEKGTSHVLAVGEEAKRMLGRTPGNIVAIRPMKDGAIIDFEITEAMLRYFIKKVHHRRVLVRPRIVIAIPSGITEVERRAVKDSAERAGAREVFLIEEPIAAAIGVGLPIQEPVGNMIIDIGGGTTEIAVISLAGVVFSKSLPIGGDEMDEAVIEYLKKTYNLMVGERTAEDIKIKIGSAYPLEQELSQEVKGRDLITGLPKAVTVTSEEIREALQEPLRAIVEVAKISLERTPPELAADLIEHGIVMAGGGSLLRGMDKIISEETGLPVHIADDPLTAVAVGTGKVLDEIRYLKKVTVPIKSEMHS